The following are from one region of the Pseudorasbora parva isolate DD20220531a chromosome 12, ASM2467924v1, whole genome shotgun sequence genome:
- the sys1 gene encoding protein SYS1 homolog, with protein MASHFRSYIWDPILIISQIVLMQCIYYSFLGLWLAGVDGLVHTSRSLDQIFSYEVLGFATTQGRLSMMAFILNSLTCALGLWFFIRRGKQCLDFTVTVHFFHMIGCWIYNAHIPASLSWWLVNVACMALMAVIGEYLCMRTELRAIPVNTAPKSNL; from the exons ATGGCCAGTCATTTCCGCAGCTACATCTGGGACCCGATCCTCATCATCTCGCAGATTGTTCTCATGCAGTGCATCTACTACAGCTTCTTGGGTCTGTGGCTGGCTGGTGTTGATGGTTTGGTCCACACCAGTAGATCACTTGACCAGATATTCAGTTATGAG GTTCTTGGCTTTGCAACAACTCAAGGCCGCTTATCTATGATGGCATTCATTTTGAATTCTCTCACATG TGCTCTTGGCCTGTGGTTTTTCATCCGACGGGGAAAGCAGTGCCTGGACTTCACCGTAACCGTGCATTTCTTCCACATGATCGGCTGCTGGATCTATAACGCCCACATCCCAGCCTCCCTGTCATGGTGGTTGGTCAACGTGGCCTGCATGGCCCTAATGGCGGTCATTGGCGAATACTTGTGCATGCGGACAGAGCTAAGAGCCATCCCTGTCAACACGGCACCCAAATCGAACCTATGA